One bacterium genomic window carries:
- a CDS encoding choice-of-anchor D domain-containing protein, protein MLFIVAIFVSVSACLAQPFPPDSVWTFAFDDGGDEYFYDAVEVEDGYLLCGEAREWNALAGHGIIVKLDRSGHLLWERPYPHTHPERFPEILKRADNDYLLGCELLSSNGESHRLRVYELDDWGNVNVTFWHELGQMDPYPVRMGTMNMPGTINFTTSYSLELFEGERMCVLEISDSVGNSQLRYFNTGGLNDNAGHVLLDSATFESVLFGTTRANITSDTDGLLVYQGDVHAAHGDVGDDGYLAAAYDAVRGRVVATGFTTTNGSARDLWIQSTVLRNPDSVNWSHHFGGLSNESGAAILNADDDGYIIAGNFSSEDIEFEQSDFWLLKVDEDGDSVWSVLAGRDEADRCEGMIQTENGFLLFGASQSFAVPGWDGCAMYLGYVPDLAVSPASLNFGPVQVGDSAVRTVNLVNTGSNVLTVSSFTATDVYHARFSEPATVEIGDTLRVEVVFAPQSGGSIVDTLRIQSDAITGEKILRCLGAGTGVSAEDGTVPREFALHPPYPNPFNATTTMRYDLARESDVRLELFDVSGRLTRVLVAGTQSVGSHTATLDLHDVSSGIYFAALRAGSDHAVQKLLLVK, encoded by the coding sequence ATGTTATTCATCGTCGCCATCTTCGTATCAGTATCCGCGTGTCTCGCACAGCCGTTTCCGCCGGACTCGGTGTGGACGTTTGCGTTTGATGATGGCGGGGATGAGTATTTTTATGATGCGGTGGAAGTTGAGGACGGCTATTTGCTGTGCGGCGAGGCGCGGGAGTGGAATGCGCTGGCGGGACATGGTATCATTGTCAAGCTGGATCGCTCCGGACATTTACTCTGGGAACGGCCTTATCCTCACACCCATCCAGAACGATTTCCGGAGATCTTGAAGCGAGCGGACAATGACTACCTGTTGGGTTGTGAGCTGTTGTCCAGCAACGGAGAGTCGCACCGGCTGCGGGTTTATGAATTGGATGACTGGGGCAATGTGAACGTCACGTTCTGGCACGAATTGGGACAGATGGACCCCTATCCCGTCCGCATGGGGACTATGAACATGCCGGGAACGATTAATTTCACGACTTCATATTCGCTCGAACTGTTTGAAGGCGAGAGGATGTGCGTGCTCGAGATATCGGATAGTGTGGGCAATTCACAACTGCGCTATTTCAACACGGGCGGATTGAATGACAACGCGGGGCATGTTTTGCTTGACTCCGCGACTTTCGAATCAGTCTTATTCGGAACCACTCGGGCGAATATCACGAGTGACACGGACGGCTTGCTGGTTTATCAAGGTGACGTACATGCCGCGCATGGCGACGTCGGTGACGACGGCTATCTGGCGGCAGCTTATGACGCCGTTCGTGGCCGGGTGGTTGCAACGGGTTTCACAACGACCAACGGCAGTGCAAGAGACCTGTGGATTCAATCCACCGTCCTGCGAAATCCGGATTCGGTGAACTGGTCACATCATTTTGGCGGATTGTCGAATGAAAGCGGCGCAGCGATTCTCAACGCTGATGATGACGGCTATATCATCGCCGGAAATTTCTCATCGGAAGACATCGAGTTTGAGCAGTCGGATTTTTGGTTGTTGAAGGTGGATGAAGATGGCGACAGCGTGTGGTCGGTGCTTGCGGGGCGCGACGAGGCGGATCGCTGTGAGGGGATGATTCAGACTGAAAACGGCTTCCTGCTGTTCGGCGCATCGCAATCGTTTGCCGTGCCGGGGTGGGATGGGTGCGCAATGTATTTGGGGTATGTGCCGGATTTGGCGGTGTCGCCTGCGAGTTTGAATTTCGGGCCGGTACAGGTGGGCGACAGCGCGGTGCGGACGGTAAATTTGGTCAATACGGGTTCGAATGTGTTGACGGTGAGCAGTTTCACCGCGACAGATGTCTATCATGCGCGCTTCAGCGAACCGGCGACGGTCGAAATCGGCGACACGCTTCGGGTTGAAGTGGTGTTCGCGCCGCAGTCGGGCGGGAGTATTGTGGATACGCTGCGGATTCAAAGCGACGCGATCACGGGCGAGAAGATTTTACGCTGCCTTGGCGCGGGAACAGGCGTGAGCGCGGAGGATGGGACAGTGCCGCGCGAGTTCGCACTGCATCCTCCCTATCCGAATCCGTTTAATGCGACGACGACTATGCGATATGATCTGGCGCGGGAATCAGACGTGCGGCTGGAACTCTTTGACGTGAGCGGACGATTGACGCGCGTGCTGGTGGCGGGTACGCAGTCGGTGGGTTCACATACAGCAACTTTGGATTTGCACGACGTGAGTTCGGGGATTTACTTTGCGGCGCTACGCGCGGGGAGCGATCATGCGGTGCAGAAGTTGTTGCTGGTTAAGTAG
- a CDS encoding aspartate kinase gives MSLVIQKYGGKALATSADIAQVAGLVYARVKAGTPVVVVVSALADTTDQYVALARSVNPQPRGRELDVLLSTGERVAIAMLALALNAIEDDIAVSLTGAQAGIITDTLHTAARIVEVRPLRVREVLEQGKIPVIAGYQGITTEKNISTLGRGGTDATAVALAVALGARCVEFMKDVDGVASADPKLVAGTRILPELDYADALAMMGFGAKILQVPAVELAAEFGMPLAIGNSKTGVAGTIITDKPLARRTLGAVVQTAATLFTPASHAEFLYLEGCLRERTILPLFVRGGDQPLIVLRASDEPHLLFPELAARFDSRFDLLALLGAGAGGVGSLADRIAGAVAPYRADLRDELYFEDRALLLVERTRASELGRTLHSLCAPAQTVPAHL, from the coding sequence ATGTCCTTAGTCATCCAAAAATACGGCGGCAAAGCCCTCGCGACCTCTGCGGATATTGCGCAGGTGGCGGGGTTGGTGTATGCGCGGGTAAAGGCGGGGACGCCGGTGGTGGTGGTGGTGTCGGCGTTGGCGGATACGACGGATCAGTATGTGGCGCTGGCGCGATCGGTCAATCCGCAGCCACGCGGGCGGGAGCTGGACGTATTGCTCTCGACGGGCGAGCGCGTGGCGATTGCCATGCTGGCGCTGGCCCTGAACGCCATCGAAGACGACATCGCCGTCTCGTTGACGGGTGCGCAGGCGGGGATTATTACAGACACGCTGCATACGGCGGCGCGGATCGTCGAAGTGCGGCCCTTGCGCGTGCGTGAGGTGCTGGAGCAGGGGAAGATCCCGGTGATCGCGGGCTATCAGGGGATTACGACCGAGAAGAATATCTCCACGCTGGGCCGCGGCGGGACGGATGCGACGGCGGTGGCCCTGGCGGTGGCGCTGGGCGCCCGGTGCGTCGAATTTATGAAGGACGTGGACGGCGTGGCCAGCGCGGATCCGAAGCTGGTTGCGGGGACGCGGATTCTGCCGGAGTTGGACTACGCCGATGCGCTGGCCATGATGGGGTTCGGCGCGAAGATTTTGCAGGTGCCGGCCGTGGAACTGGCCGCCGAGTTCGGGATGCCGCTGGCCATCGGAAACTCCAAGACGGGCGTGGCCGGGACGATCATCACGGACAAGCCACTGGCGCGGCGGACGCTGGGCGCGGTAGTGCAGACGGCGGCGACCCTATTCACTCCGGCAAGTCATGCGGAATTTCTTTATCTTGAGGGTTGCCTGCGGGAGCGGACGATTTTGCCGCTGTTCGTGCGCGGGGGCGACCAGCCGCTGATCGTGCTGCGAGCCAGCGACGAACCGCACCTGCTATTCCCGGAGCTTGCCGCGCGGTTTGACAGCCGCTTCGACCTGCTGGCGCTGCTGGGCGCGGGGGCGGGCGGCGTGGGCTCACTGGCCGACCGGATCGCGGGAGCCGTGGCACCCTATCGCGCGGACTTGCGGGATGAGTTGTATTTTGAAGATCGCGCGCTGCTGCTGGTAGAGCGTACGCGCGCCTCGGAACTGGGTCGAACCTTGCACAGTCTGTGCGCGCCGGCGCAGACGGTGCCCGCGCACCTTTGA
- a CDS encoding sigma-54-dependent Fis family transcriptional regulator, which yields MPEPTLLIVDEEAAVLERVTRTLRSEGGYRVLHESNPHNVLNRLEMDNVDVVLCDVDFKNTSGISLISDIRSRHLRLPVVIYSDNDNSERIVEAMENGATNFVTQPLEPRLLARTVDAALSNLRLAGEVEKLKRRLGGDHKLGGLVGRSAAMHKVFDAIREVAAVDTTVLIRAETGAGKELVARALHFEGPRAEKAFIKVNCAALPETLLESELFGHEKGAFTDAKQTRIGKFEAANGGTIFLDEIGELSLSTQVKLLNVLQDREIERLGGNRKIPVNIRVVTATNRDLERMIQEGRFRMDLYYRLNVVPITIPPLRERREDIPLLCAHFLDKIGSRLNKGNFTFSDEGMALLLSHPWPGNVRELENVIERALLASTGTTITAATLQFLKHTNPSTENISFNPPVNYPVNTAHSHANTSAAPVSTASDNLFTLGPLKNAVRAFEKQFIENAMLAANGHVIKASRMLQIDRTTLWKKAKDLGINLHPGEDEEDFAIE from the coding sequence ATGCCGGAACCTACACTGCTGATTGTTGATGAGGAGGCCGCCGTCCTCGAGCGCGTTACGCGGACGCTGCGCTCAGAAGGCGGATACCGAGTTCTGCACGAGTCGAATCCACACAACGTGCTGAACCGGTTGGAAATGGATAATGTGGACGTCGTCCTGTGCGACGTGGATTTCAAAAACACCTCGGGCATCTCGCTCATCAGCGATATTCGCTCGCGGCACCTGCGGCTGCCCGTCGTCATCTATTCGGACAATGACAACTCCGAACGGATCGTCGAGGCTATGGAAAATGGTGCCACTAATTTCGTGACCCAGCCCCTCGAACCGCGACTGCTCGCGCGGACCGTAGATGCGGCGCTCTCAAACCTTCGTCTGGCGGGCGAAGTCGAAAAATTGAAGCGCCGGCTCGGCGGGGATCACAAGCTCGGTGGCCTAGTGGGACGCTCGGCTGCCATGCACAAAGTATTCGATGCCATCCGCGAGGTCGCGGCCGTGGACACGACCGTTCTGATCCGCGCCGAAACCGGAGCGGGTAAAGAACTCGTCGCGCGTGCCCTGCACTTCGAAGGGCCGCGCGCGGAAAAGGCCTTCATCAAGGTCAACTGCGCCGCACTGCCCGAAACCCTGCTCGAGTCCGAACTCTTCGGACACGAAAAGGGGGCCTTCACCGATGCCAAGCAGACCCGCATCGGGAAGTTCGAAGCCGCTAACGGCGGGACGATCTTCCTCGATGAAATCGGTGAACTATCGCTCTCCACGCAGGTCAAATTGCTCAACGTCCTGCAGGATCGCGAAATCGAGCGCCTGGGCGGGAATCGCAAGATCCCCGTCAATATCCGCGTCGTCACGGCCACCAACCGCGACCTCGAACGGATGATCCAGGAAGGCCGCTTCCGTATGGATCTCTACTATCGGCTGAATGTGGTCCCCATCACCATTCCGCCGCTCCGCGAACGCCGCGAAGACATCCCACTGCTGTGCGCCCACTTCCTGGACAAAATCGGCAGCCGCCTGAACAAGGGCAACTTCACCTTCTCCGATGAAGGCATGGCCCTCCTGCTGTCGCATCCGTGGCCGGGCAACGTCCGCGAATTGGAAAATGTCATCGAACGAGCGCTGCTCGCGTCGACCGGCACGACCATCACCGCGGCCACGCTGCAATTCTTGAAGCATACCAATCCCTCGACGGAGAACATCAGCTTCAACCCCCCGGTCAACTATCCGGTCAACACGGCTCACTCGCACGCGAACACCAGTGCCGCTCCCGTCTCCACGGCCAGCGACAACCTGTTCACGCTTGGACCCCTCAAGAATGCCGTCCGCGCTTTCGAGAAGCAGTTCATCGAAAACGCGATGCTGGCCGCCAACGGCCATGTCATCAAGGCCTCGCGCATGCTCCAGATTGACCGCACGACGCTGTGGAAAAAGGCAAAAGACCTCGGTATCAACCTGCACCCCGGCGAAGACGAAGAAGACTTCGCTATTGAGTAG
- a CDS encoding T9SS type A sorting domain-containing protein — protein sequence MAISLCVTAGVAQPPALDSTYMFDEYGVLTAMAPLPDGNTLVAGQFREDGVFFTQLRGMNVARQFEWTQTLSTTAQGAVEGLCVGTESVLVRVRERVPIDSISWTTRSNFECHSFAGDSLWEIRLDDDSVNFVTLGPCAATADGGFLVQTLVSYVDSIWVRWSSKLTKLGADGELEWERFYGDSAYGEPGGLIVTNADSILMALFEVETRGPIVRFVWLDADGNPGREARFDIEGIESNSVPVHFIATAYGYDLVWANSAPGNLNYQLNLLRIDDSGAQVMYTGALASVNRYHAFIPVESGLLVAGNGDFGQNTGVYLGHLGANSSWYFLTQYPAMTITSVVGALPGVGIGAFGAMNDIFFDTHPALYYFGDLGAASYLYTTPSRLDFGLVPLEETRELQFAFQVTGDSTVTITDFLMPESYAISEQTPVVVPPGAVVTVRVGFRPEERREFRDTLSVVSSGLNPVIAVPLTGAAPFPLCEPHAQQLDFRWCLVGDTARETLRLENPGTEPLHIDALADPLPFRVSDAGPFTVDVEGSLDLSLWVTAAEPGVINRELLIYSDEPATPDTIRLTVRVVEEPDAAGDAVPVPRELRLYAAYPNPFNAATTLRFDLPRESAVRLELFDVNGRRVRTLVDEPLTAGTHAVRVELSTAASGLYFAVLCAQGATQVQKVLLVK from the coding sequence ATGGCAATATCGCTGTGTGTGACGGCGGGCGTAGCGCAGCCGCCGGCGTTGGACAGCACATACATGTTTGACGAATATGGAGTCCTTACGGCGATGGCACCGCTGCCGGATGGGAATACGCTGGTCGCAGGGCAGTTTCGTGAAGATGGAGTATTCTTCACGCAGTTGCGCGGTATGAACGTAGCCCGCCAGTTTGAATGGACCCAGACGCTATCCACGACGGCGCAGGGCGCAGTTGAAGGGCTGTGCGTCGGGACGGAGTCGGTCCTCGTGCGCGTGCGCGAACGGGTTCCCATTGACAGCATTTCGTGGACGACACGGAGCAATTTTGAGTGCCATAGCTTTGCGGGGGACAGTCTGTGGGAAATCCGGCTGGATGATGACAGCGTAAATTTTGTCACGCTGGGCCCATGCGCCGCGACGGCGGACGGCGGGTTTCTCGTGCAGACCCTGGTCTCATATGTAGACAGTATCTGGGTTCGCTGGAGTTCAAAGCTGACGAAGCTGGGCGCAGATGGCGAGCTTGAGTGGGAACGCTTCTACGGCGACTCCGCGTATGGCGAGCCGGGCGGTCTGATCGTGACGAACGCCGATTCGATCTTGATGGCGCTGTTTGAAGTTGAGACGCGGGGACCGATCGTGCGGTTCGTGTGGCTCGACGCGGATGGCAATCCGGGTCGCGAGGCGCGCTTCGACATTGAGGGCATTGAATCGAATTCCGTTCCAGTGCACTTCATCGCCACGGCATACGGCTATGATCTTGTTTGGGCGAACTCGGCTCCGGGCAATCTCAATTACCAGCTGAATCTGTTGCGCATTGATGACAGCGGGGCGCAGGTGATGTATACGGGGGCCTTGGCCTCGGTGAATCGCTATCATGCGTTTATTCCAGTTGAAAGCGGTTTATTGGTCGCGGGCAACGGCGATTTCGGCCAAAACACCGGCGTCTACCTCGGGCATTTGGGAGCCAACAGCAGTTGGTATTTTCTGACGCAATATCCTGCGATGACGATTACGTCGGTAGTTGGCGCGCTGCCGGGCGTCGGGATAGGCGCTTTTGGCGCGATGAACGATATCTTCTTTGATACGCACCCGGCGCTGTATTACTTTGGGGATCTGGGAGCGGCAAGCTATTTGTACACGACGCCGAGCCGGTTGGATTTCGGATTGGTGCCGTTAGAAGAGACGCGGGAGCTGCAGTTCGCGTTTCAGGTGACCGGCGATTCGACGGTGACGATCACGGACTTTCTGATGCCGGAATCGTATGCCATTAGCGAACAGACGCCGGTCGTGGTACCGCCGGGCGCAGTGGTCACGGTGCGGGTGGGATTTCGACCTGAAGAGCGGCGGGAATTTCGGGACACGCTGAGTGTGGTCTCGTCCGGGCTGAATCCGGTAATTGCGGTGCCCCTGACCGGTGCGGCGCCGTTCCCGCTGTGTGAACCGCATGCGCAACAATTGGATTTCCGCTGGTGTTTGGTCGGCGACACCGCCCGCGAAACGCTGCGGCTGGAGAATCCGGGGACGGAGCCGCTGCACATTGATGCGCTGGCTGATCCGTTGCCGTTTCGGGTGAGTGATGCGGGGCCGTTCACGGTGGATGTGGAAGGGAGTTTGGATTTGAGTTTGTGGGTCACGGCGGCGGAGCCGGGCGTGATCAACCGCGAGCTTCTGATTTACAGTGACGAACCGGCGACGCCGGATACGATTCGGCTGACCGTGCGTGTTGTTGAAGAGCCGGATGCGGCGGGTGACGCGGTGCCGGTGCCGCGCGAGTTGCGACTCTACGCGGCGTATCCGAACCCGTTTAACGCGGCGACGACGCTGCGTTTTGATTTGCCCCGCGAGTCGGCGGTACGGCTGGAGCTTTTTGACGTGAACGGGCGGCGCGTGCGAACGCTGGTGGATGAGCCGCTGACCGCGGGAACGCATGCGGTGCGTGTGGAGTTGAGCACGGCGGCTTCGGGGCTGTACTTTGCGGTGCTGTGCGCGCAGGGCGCGACGCAGGTGCAGAAGGTGCTGCTGGTCAAATGA
- a CDS encoding 4-hydroxy-tetrahydrodipicolinate reductase, translating to MSHERINAVLFGAAGRMGKVILHESRQDHRVYITHAYDPSGAGQWFDDLQIEPACHGVHDHVKVAIDFSTAATVAEHARCCRKVKINYVCGVTGLHESTQQILREVAKDIAVLHAPNMSPGMNVLFALVSQAAAALPEYRAYLTEAHHTMKVDAPSGTALRIAEIVEDTVGKKIEVFSLRVGDVVGEHTLVLGGHGERLEITHRADSRAVFAHGALRAAEWLADQPAGFYTMADVLGL from the coding sequence ATGTCGCATGAGCGGATCAACGCTGTTTTGTTCGGTGCGGCGGGCCGCATGGGCAAGGTGATCTTGCATGAATCGCGGCAGGATCACCGGGTGTATATCACGCACGCCTACGATCCGTCCGGTGCGGGGCAGTGGTTCGACGACCTGCAGATTGAACCGGCTTGTCACGGCGTGCACGACCATGTTAAGGTGGCGATTGACTTCTCGACTGCGGCGACGGTGGCCGAACATGCGCGCTGTTGCCGGAAGGTGAAGATCAACTACGTGTGCGGCGTGACGGGGTTGCATGAATCCACTCAACAAATCCTGCGCGAAGTGGCCAAGGACATCGCGGTCTTGCATGCGCCGAATATGTCGCCGGGAATGAACGTGCTGTTCGCGCTGGTGTCGCAGGCGGCGGCGGCGCTGCCGGAGTATCGCGCGTATTTGACGGAAGCGCATCACACGATGAAGGTGGATGCGCCGTCGGGCACGGCGCTGCGGATTGCCGAGATTGTGGAAGATACGGTGGGCAAGAAGATCGAGGTATTTTCCTTGCGCGTGGGTGACGTGGTGGGAGAGCATACGCTGGTGTTAGGCGGCCACGGCGAGCGGTTGGAGATTACCCATCGCGCCGATTCGCGCGCGGTGTTTGCGCACGGTGCGCTGCGCGCGGCGGAGTGGCTGGCGGATCAACCCGCGGGGTTTTATACGATGGCGGATGTTCTCGGGCTCTAA
- a CDS encoding 4-hydroxy-tetrahydrodipicolinate synthase, protein MNFYTGLWVAVVTPFQNGQIDEAALQNLVGDLANRGVDGFVPLGTTGEASCLSLDERRRVIQLVLEAADGRFVAPGCGTNVTSQSIELVKEAKILGAHGAMVITPYYNKPTQEGLYQHFRAIHEATDLPLMLYNVPGRTSVNMLPETVERLADLKRVAAVKEASGNLEQIAEVAARVDGRMTVLSGDDGLTLPILAVGGVGVVSVAGHVCPDLLKGIISSFDRRDTHSALLLHQTLAPIAKAMFLETSPAPVKYALSVMGKMQNELRLPLVPVKKDTEGKIRAAIAPYLENLHVA, encoded by the coding sequence ATGAACTTCTATACGGGATTGTGGGTCGCGGTGGTCACGCCGTTCCAAAACGGGCAGATTGACGAGGCGGCCCTGCAAAATTTGGTCGGTGACCTTGCGAATCGCGGCGTGGATGGATTTGTGCCCTTGGGCACGACGGGTGAAGCCTCATGCCTCTCTTTGGACGAGCGGCGGCGGGTCATTCAGCTTGTTTTAGAGGCGGCGGACGGACGCTTTGTGGCCCCGGGTTGCGGCACAAATGTGACGTCGCAGTCCATAGAATTGGTCAAAGAGGCCAAAATACTGGGTGCTCACGGGGCGATGGTGATCACGCCCTACTATAATAAGCCGACGCAGGAGGGGCTTTACCAGCACTTCCGGGCGATCCATGAGGCGACAGACCTGCCGCTGATGCTGTATAATGTGCCGGGCCGGACGAGCGTGAACATGCTGCCGGAGACGGTGGAACGGCTGGCGGACCTGAAGCGGGTGGCCGCGGTGAAGGAAGCCTCGGGAAATCTGGAGCAGATTGCTGAGGTGGCGGCCCGGGTGGATGGGCGCATGACCGTGCTGTCAGGTGATGACGGGCTGACGCTGCCGATTCTGGCGGTGGGCGGGGTGGGCGTGGTGTCCGTGGCCGGGCATGTCTGTCCGGACTTGCTCAAGGGAATCATCAGCTCATTTGACCGGCGGGACACGCACTCGGCGCTGCTGCTGCATCAGACTTTGGCTCCGATTGCCAAGGCGATGTTCCTCGAAACAAGTCCGGCTCCGGTGAAATATGCGCTGTCGGTGATGGGCAAGATGCAGAATGAACTGCGACTGCCGCTGGTGCCGGTGAAGAAAGACACGGAAGGCAAGATTCGCGCGGCAATTGCGCCGTATCTGGAGAATCTCCATGTCGCATGA
- a CDS encoding T9SS type A sorting domain-containing protein, with translation MSHPRKEKLIIDGDWIVGVGRTSVRIDSNTFSSESVLIRYSIDGDSGWVRDYNDPVNYETLYSVTADGQGGYYVLGTKAMLSNETYNYQVWLFKVDSNGDMQWERFYGDEHLDQAGDIVRLVGDSLLFSMTTTLGANDHESFVWTTLEGDSLTSVAFESQGAAYASLGMYLVPRNGGWEHLWLNAINNVEDELHYLRTDYLGNVIFQQVVTAPQNAIQDFRQTPDGLLTAGYSPFGDIATRDVVIGRLSESGNWYYVEAIPMDLTQSTSGFLPTIGGQIALLGNTQLDDTTYSACIFYLHDNEHDSFLFAIPSRVNFGVVPVGEVRLQEISLIVSGDSSVTISELLLPDFMTAQFPTPVTVLPGDTLIFEIGFRADELRTYADTLTLTSDARNPVLGIPVSGQAPYPACEPALGVLNFFWIPVGDSVRRPFAVRNAGVTTLHIEPIVEPAPFYLDSLGPFDVAAGSEAVLWFTFRPDSAVDYRGELILQSDDPFGPDTVTLLGRGVTRPTDADDAAELPREFKLHSAYPNPFNAATTIRFDLPRESAVRLELFTVDGRLAGTLLDGVFAAGVHDETFDLHTLSSGIYFLALRAGSDHAVQKLLLVK, from the coding sequence ATGTCGCATCCGCGCAAGGAGAAGCTGATTATTGACGGCGACTGGATCGTCGGCGTCGGGCGCACGTCCGTTCGGATAGACTCCAACACATTCAGCTCAGAGTCCGTGTTGATCCGATACTCGATTGACGGCGACAGCGGGTGGGTGCGCGACTATAACGATCCGGTCAACTATGAAACGCTTTACAGCGTTACCGCCGACGGACAGGGTGGTTATTATGTGCTGGGCACGAAAGCGATGCTTAGCAACGAGACGTACAACTACCAGGTTTGGCTGTTCAAGGTGGATTCGAACGGCGACATGCAGTGGGAGCGATTCTACGGCGACGAGCATTTGGATCAGGCGGGCGATATCGTTAGGCTCGTGGGCGACAGTCTGCTATTCTCGATGACGACTACACTTGGTGCGAATGATCACGAGAGCTTTGTCTGGACGACCCTCGAAGGCGACAGTCTGACATCGGTCGCGTTTGAGTCACAGGGTGCCGCCTACGCATCCCTTGGCATGTACCTGGTGCCGCGCAACGGCGGTTGGGAACACCTCTGGCTGAATGCAATCAACAATGTCGAAGACGAACTGCACTATTTACGGACGGATTACCTCGGCAATGTGATTTTTCAGCAGGTTGTGACCGCTCCGCAGAACGCGATTCAGGACTTCCGGCAGACGCCGGATGGTTTGCTCACGGCGGGATACAGTCCGTTCGGTGACATAGCCACTCGGGATGTTGTTATCGGGCGGCTTAGCGAATCGGGCAACTGGTACTACGTTGAAGCGATTCCCATGGACCTCACGCAATCGACCTCCGGGTTCTTGCCAACGATCGGTGGCCAGATCGCGCTGTTGGGCAACACGCAGTTGGATGACACGACGTACAGTGCCTGTATCTTTTATTTGCACGACAATGAACACGACAGCTTTCTATTCGCGATACCGTCGCGCGTGAATTTCGGAGTCGTGCCGGTCGGCGAGGTGCGGCTGCAGGAGATCAGCTTGATCGTGTCCGGTGATTCGTCGGTGACGATTTCCGAGCTTTTGCTGCCTGACTTCATGACCGCACAATTTCCGACGCCTGTCACGGTTCTCCCGGGGGACACGCTGATTTTTGAGATTGGTTTTCGCGCGGACGAGCTGCGTACTTATGCAGATACCCTGACGCTGACGTCGGACGCACGCAATCCGGTTTTGGGCATTCCCGTGTCCGGTCAGGCACCGTATCCGGCGTGTGAGCCGGCGTTGGGAGTGCTGAATTTCTTCTGGATTCCGGTGGGGGATAGCGTGCGGCGGCCCTTCGCGGTGCGGAATGCCGGGGTGACGACGCTGCACATTGAACCGATCGTCGAGCCTGCGCCGTTTTATCTGGACAGTCTGGGGCCATTTGACGTTGCGGCGGGCAGTGAGGCGGTGCTGTGGTTCACCTTTAGACCGGACTCGGCCGTGGACTATCGCGGCGAATTGATTTTGCAGAGCGACGATCCGTTTGGGCCTGACACGGTGACGCTGTTAGGTCGCGGCGTGACGCGCCCAACGGACGCGGACGATGCGGCGGAGCTTCCGCGGGAGTTCAAGCTGCACTCGGCCTATCCCAATCCGTTTAACGCGGCGACGACCATACGATTTGATCTGCCGCGGGAAAGCGCGGTGCGGCTGGAGCTGTTTACCGTAGACGGGCGCTTGGCGGGCACGCTATTGGACGGTGTGTTCGCGGCGGGAGTGCATGACGAAACTTTTGATCTGCATACCTTGAGTTCAGGAATCTACTTTCTGGCGTTACGCGCGGGGAGCGACCATGCGGTTCAGAAACTGTTGCTGGTTAAGTAG